The following coding sequences lie in one Sorex araneus isolate mSorAra2 chromosome 4, mSorAra2.pri, whole genome shotgun sequence genomic window:
- the ABCA3 gene encoding phospholipid-transporting ATPase ABCA3, whose amino-acid sequence MAVLRQLRLLLWKNFTLQRRKVLVTVLELVLPLLFSGILIWLRLKIQSENVPSATVYPRQDIQSLPLFFSFPPPGGAWELVYIPDRSAAVQGVAESVRQTLGLNLRLHGFPSEKEFEDYIRYDNRSSDVLAALVFEHTFQRSQEPLPLAVRYHLRFSSTRRNYMWTQAGSHFLRDAEGWHTTSLFPLFPSLGPREPAAPDGGEPGYILEGFLAVQHAVDRAIMEQHANASARRLLSSLTVKVQRFPYPPFLSDPFLVAVQYQLPLLLMLSFTYTALTVIRAVVQEKEQRLKEYMRVMGLGSWLHWSAWFLLFFLFLLLIVSFMTLLFCVKVKKDVAVLAHSDPSLVLVFLACFAVSTIAFSLMVSSFFSRANMAAAVGGFLYFLTYIPYFFVAPRYNWMTQSQKLVSCLLSNVAMAMGAQLLGKFEAKGVGIQWRDLLSPVNVDDDFSFGHALAMLLLDSLLYCLVAWYADAVLPGQLGVPQPWYFFLLPSYWCGGPRTAFGKGDGDKDPEKAASTEYFEAEPEDLVAGIKIKRVSKLFREGSKDKAAVRDLSLNMYEGQITVLLGHNGAGKTTTLSMLTGLFPPTSGRAYIGGYEISRDMAQIRKSLGLCPQHDVLFDNLTVAEHLSFYAQLKGLSQHKCPEEVKRLLHTLGLEEKRDTRSRYLSGGMKRRLSIGIALIAGSKVLMLDEPTAGMDAVSRRAIWDLLQQQKRARTILLTTHFMDEADLLGDRIAIMAKGELQCCGSSLFLKQKYGAGYHMTLVKEARCDPEAVARLVRHHVPSATLESNVGAELSFILPKESTHRFEGLFATLEQQQTELGIASFGASVTTMEEVFLRVGKLVDSSLDIQAIQLPALQYQHERRASDWAVDGQLCGVMDPSDGIGALIQEEGGTFQLNSGLTLHGQQFWAMLLKKATYSWREWKLAAAQALVPLTCITLALLAIDYSAEILDDPLLRLTLSAYGRTVVPFSVPSRLGQRLAEHWKDMLQAEGQEPREVLGDLEEFLIFRASVEGGGFNERCLAAATFQTEGARTVITALFNNQAYHSPATALALVDNLLFKLLCGPQASLTIANYPQPRSALQAAKDQFNQGRKGFDLALNLLFAMAFLASTFAVLAVGERAVQAKHVQLVSGVRVATFWLSALLWDLLSFLVPSLGLLVVFKAFDVQAFTRDGHLADALLLLLVYGWAIIPHMYLLSFLFSGAAMAYTRLTIFNILSGIATFLVVTIMRIPEVKLEELSRTLDHVFLVLPNHCLGMAMSSFYENYETKRYCTSSEVAAQYCKKYKIRYQENFYAWSAPGVGRFVASMATSGLVSLVLLFLLETDLLWRLRARLCALRGGRALTDVYARASALPEDQDVADEKNRVMACGLGPLPDTPLVVKELSKVYPQRTPLLAVHGLCLAVRKGECFGLLGFNGAGKSTTFKMLTGEEPITSGDAFVGGYSVCSDIGKVRQRIGYCPQFDALLDHMTGRETLVMYARLRGLPERHIAACVEHTLRALLLEPHADALVRTYSGGNKRKLSTGIALLGEPAVIFLDEPSTGMDPVARRLLWDTVARAREAGKAIVITSHSMEECEALCTRLAIMAQGQLRCLGSPQHLKSRFGSGYGLRAKVRSHGRHEALQEFKAFVRLTFPGSVLEDEHQGMLHYHLPSEDLSWATVFGTLEKAKEQYGLDDYSVSQISLEQVFLSFAHLQPPLEAEGP is encoded by the exons ATGGCGGTGCTCCGGCAGCTGCGCCTGCTCCTCTGGAAGAACTTCACCTTGCAG AGGCGGAAGGTCCTGGTGACGGTCCTGGAGCTGGTCCTGCCCTTGCTGTTCTCCGGGATCCTGATTTGGCTTCGCCTGAAGATCCAGTCCGAGAACGTGCCGAGCGCCACGGTGTACCCGCGCCAGGACATCCAGAGCCTGCCCCTGTTCTTCAGCTTCCCGCCTCCGGGGGGCGCCTGGGAGCTGGTGTACATCCCGGACCGCAGCGCGGCCGTCCAGGGTGTGGCCGAGTCCGTCCGCCAGACCCTGGGGCTCAACCTCCGAC TCCATGGCTTCCCCTCGGAGAAGGAGTTTGAGGACTACATCCGCTACGACAACCGCTCCTCGGACGTGCTGGCCGCCCTGGTGTTCGAGCACACCTTCCAGCGCAGCCAGGAGCCGCTGCCGCTGGCG GTCAGGTACCACCTGCGCTTCAGCTCCACGCGGCGGAACTACATGTGGACGCAGGCGGGCTCCCACTTCCTGCGGGACGCAGAGGGCTGGCATACCACCTCCCTCTTCCCGCTCTtccccagcctgggccccagggagcccGCGGCCCCCGACGGAGGAGAGCCGG GGTACATCCTGGAGGGCTTCCTGGCCGTGCAGCACGCCGTGGACCGGGCCATCATGGAGCAGCACGCCAACGCCTCGGCCCGCCGGCTGCTGAGCTCGCTCACCGTGAAGGTCCAGCGCTTCCCCTACCCGCCCTTCCTCTCCGACCCCTTTCTCGTGGCCGTCCAGTACCAGCTGCCCCTGCTGCTCATGCTCAGCTTCACCTACACGGCGCTCACTGTCATCCGGGCCGTCGTGCAGGAAAAGGAGCAGAGGCTCAAG GAGTACATGCGCGTGATGGGGCTGGGCAGCTGGCTGCACTGGAGCGCCTGGTTCCTcctgttcttcctcttcctcctcctcatcgtcTCCTTCATGACCCTGCTCTTCTGCGTCAAG GTGAAGAAGGACGTGGCGGTGCTGGCGCACAGTGACCCGTCGCTGGTGCTGGTCTTCCTGGCCTGCTTCGCCGTGTCCACCATTGCCTTCAGCCTCATGGTCAGCAGCTTCTTCAGCAGAG ccaacATGGCGGCCGCTGTGGGGGGCTTCCTCTACTTCCTCACCTACATCCCGTACTTCTTCGTCGCTCCCCGCTACAACTGGATGACTCAGAGCCAGAAGCTCGTCTCCTGCCTCCTGTCCAACGTGGCCATGGCCATGGGGGCGCAGCTCCTCGGGAAGTTTGAGGCAAAGG GCGTGGGCATCCAGTGGCGAGACCTGCTCAGCCCCGTCAACGTGGACGATGACTTCTCCTTCGGGCACGCGCTGGCCATGCTGCTGCTGGACTCGCTGCTGTACTGCCTGGTGGCCTGGTACGCGGACGCCGTGCTGCCCGGCCAACTCGGGGTGCCTCAGCCCTGGTACTTCTTCCTGCtg CCCTCATACTGGTGCGGAGGCCCGAGAACAGCTTTCGGGAAAGGGGACGGGGACAAGGACCCCGAGAAAGCAGCCAGCACCGAGTACTTTGAAGCCGAGCCCGAGGACCTGGTGGCCGGGATCAAGATCAAGCGTGTGTCTAAG CTGTTCCGGGAGGGGAGCAAGGACAAAGCAGCCGTCAGAGACCTGAGCCTCAACATGTATGAGGGACAGATCACCGTCCTGCTGGGCCACAACGGCGCGGGCAAGACCACCACGCTGTCCATGCTGACCG GTCTCTTTCCCCCCACCAGCGGGCGGGCCTACATCGGTGGGTACGAGATCTCTCGAGACATGGCTCAGATCCGGAAGAGCCTGGGCCTGTGCCCGCAGCACGATGTCCTGTTTGACAACCTGACGGTGGCCGAGCACCTGAGTTTCTACGCGCAG CTGAAAGGTCTGTCCCAGCACAAGTGCCCGGAGGAGGTCAAGCGCCTGCTGCACACCCTGGGCCTGGAGGAGAAGCGGGACACGCGCAGCCGGTATCTGAGCGGTGGCATGAAGCGCCGGCTGTCCATCGGCATCGCGCTCATCGCAGGCTCTAAG GTGCTGATGCTGGATGAGCCCACGGCGGGCATGGACGCCGTCTCCAGGAGGGCCATCTGGgaccttctccagcagcagaAGCGCGCCCGCACCATCCTGCTGACCACCCACTTCATGGACGAGGCCGACCTGCTGGGGGACCGCATCGCCATCATGGCCAAGGGCGAGCTGCAGTGCTGCGGGTCCTCGCTCTTCCTCAAGCAGAAGTATG GAGCCGGCTACCACATGACGCTGGTGAAGGAGGCACGGTGCGACCCCGAGGCTGTTGCCAGGCTGGTGAGACACCATGTCCCCAGCGCCACACTGGAGAGCAATGTGGGCGCCGAACTGTCCTTCATCCTCCCCAAGGAGAGCACCCACAG GTTCGAAGGCCTTTTCGCCACACTGGAGCAACAGCAGACGGAGTTGGGCATCGCCAGCTTTGGGGCGTCCGTCACCACCATGGAGGAGGTCTTCCTGCG GGTCGGCAAGCTGGTGGACAGCAGCTTGGACATCCAGGCCATCCAGCTGCCCGCCCTGCAGTACCAGCATGAGAGGCGGGCCAGCGACTGGGCCGTGGACGGCCAGCTGTGCGGCGTCATGGACCCGAGTGATGGCATCGGGGCGCTCATTCAGGAGGAAGGCGGCACCTTCCAGCTCAACAGCGGG CTCACCCTGCACGGCCAGCAGTTCTGGGCCATGCTCCTGAAGAAGGCCACGTACAGCTGGCGAGAGTGGAAGCTGGCGGCGGCCCAGGCGCTGGTGCCGCTCACCTGCATCACGCTGGCCCTGCTGGCCATCGACTACTCCGCTGAGATCCTCGACGACCCCCTCCTGAGGCTGACGCTGAGCGCGTACGGCCGCACGGTGGTGCCCTTCTCCGTTCCCTCCCGGCTGGGTCAGCGGCTGGCCGAGCACTGGAAGGACATGCTGCAGGCCGAGGGCCAGGAGCCCCGCGAGGTGCTGG GGGACCTGGAGGAGTTCCTGATTTTCAGGGCCTCAGTGGAAGGGGGCGGCTTCAACGAGCGCTGCCTGGCCGCGGCGACCTTCCAGACCGAGGGCGCCCGCACGGTCATCACGGCCCTGTTCAACAACCAGGCGTACCACTCGCCGGCCACGGCGCTGGCCCTCGTGGACAACCTGCTGTTCAAGCTGCTCTGCGGCCCGCAGGCCTCCCTCACCATCGCCAACTACCCGCAGCCCCGCAGCGCCCTGCAGGCCGCCAAGGACCAGTTCAACCA GGGCCGGAAGGGGTTCGACCTCGCCCTCAACCTGCTCTTCGCCATGGCCTTCCTGGCCAGCACCTTCGCCGTGCTGGCGGTGGGCGAGAGGGCCGTGCAGGCCAAGCACGTCCAGCTGGTCAGCGGGGTCCGAGTGGCCACCTTCTGGCTGTCGGCGCTGCTGTGGGACCTGCTCTCCTTCCTCGTGCCCAGCCTGGGGCTGCTG GTAGTGTTCAAGGCCTTCGACGTGCAAGCCTTCACGCGGGACGGCCACCTGGCGGacgctctgctgctgctgctggtctaCGGCTGGGCCATCATCCCCCACATGTACCTGCTCAGCTTCCTCTTCTCGGGGGCCGCCATGGCCTACACGCGCCTCACCATCTTCAACATCCTCTCGGGCATCGCCACCTTCCTCGTGGTCACCATCATGCGCATCCCGG AGGTGAAGCTGGAAGAGCTTTCCAGAACCCTGGACCACGTGTTCCTGGTGCTGCCCAACCACTGCCTGGGGATGGCCATGAGCAGCTTCTACGAGAACTACGAGACCAAGAGGTACTGCACCTCCTCAGAGGTGGCGGCCCAGTACTGCAAGAAATACA AGATCCGGTACCAGGAGAATTTCTACGCTTGGAGCGCCCCCGGCGTCGGCCGCTTCGTGGCCTCCATGGCGACCTCGGGGCTCGTCTCCCTcgtcctgctcttcctcctggaGACCGACCTGCTGTGGCGGCTGCGTGCCCGCCTCTGCGCCCTCCGGGGGGGGCGTGCGCTG ACGGATGTGTATGCCCGGGCGTCCGCACTTCCCGAGGACCAGGATGTGGCTGACGAAAAGAACCGGGTCATGGCCTGCGGACTGGGCCCCCTGCCGGACACGCCGCTGGTGGTCAAGGAGCTCTCCAAG GTGTACCCGCAGCGGACACCCCTCCTGGCCGTGCACGGGCTCTGCCTGGCCGTGCGCAAGGGCGAGTGCTTCGGGCTGTTGGGCTTCAACGGAGCGGGGAAGAGCACGACTTTCAAGATGCTCACCGGGGAGGAGCCCATCACGTCGGGTGACGCCTTTGTCGGGGGCTACAGCGTCTGCTCTGACATCGGGAAG GTGCGCCAGCGGATCGGCTACTGCCCCCAGTTCGACGCGCTGCTGGACCACATGACGGGCCGGGAGACGCTGGTCATGTACGCGCGGCTGCGGGGCCTCCCCGAGCGCCACATCGCGGCCTGCGTGGAGCACACCCTGCGGGCGCTGCTCCTGGAGCCACATGCCGACGCGCTGGTGCGGACCTACAG CGGGGGCAACAAGCGGAAGCTGAGCACCGGCATCGCCCTCCTAGGAGAGCCCGCCGTCATCTTCCTGGACGAGCCGTCCACGGGCATGGACCCTGTGGCCCGGCGCCTGCTCTGGGACACCGTGGCGCGCGCCCGCGAGGCCGGCAAAGCCATCGTCATCACCTCCCACAG CATGGAGGAGTGCGAGGCCCTGTGCACGCGGCTGGCCATCATGGCGCAGGGCCAGCTGCGGTGCCTGGGCAGCCCGCAGCACCTCAAGAGCAGGTTCGGCAGCGGCTACGGCCTGCGGGCCAAGGTGCGGAGCCACGGGCGGCACGAGGCGCTGCAGGAGTTCAAGGCCTTCGTGCGCCTGACTTTCCCAG GCAGCGTCCTGGAAGATGAGCACCAAGGCATGCTCCACTACCACCTGCCCAGCGAG